Genomic DNA from Deltaproteobacteria bacterium:
TCTCCGAAAACAGTGTTGACCACTTCCTCGGCCTTCTTCAGTGCAAGGTTCTCTTCTTTGGCTAGTGCCTCGATGAGTTGGGACTTGTTCATGAGTTTACTCTCTTATAACTGATGAATTTCCTATGTGAGTTGATGTTAACAATCCTGCCAGGAAAACTGGTTTGAATCCCGATCAGGTTGAAATTTCAAGAAAATAATGAATTTTGGCCTGTAAGTCAAGTATAAACCTCCCTGAGTGGGCTCGATCAGTACTGCCTGTTCCCACAAGGAGTAAAGATAGTGATAACATCTTAAAATATCAAACTTTTTTAATCCAGCATAAAAGCCCTTGCTTGCAGGACCAAGGCTTAAACGCTGGAATTAAAACTAGTGCCCATCCATAAATGGCCCTTTTCCCCAATCTTCCGCCTTCGTTATGGCTACGGCGTGACAAGCGGCGTCAGGCTCAGATTTTAATCCTCGAAATACTTCAATGTATGGTGCCTCTGCCGCTTGTCATCCTAAGCGGGGTGGTTGAAATCTTCGCCTTCCTTGACCTTGAACAAAATTGCCTATTTATGGATGGACACAAACTAATGATTTCATGGTGGCGGGTGTTTTCCAGACAAGGGCGAGCGGACCCAATTCCTTCCTTTTGAGAAGGAGTCGAGCATGTCCAGGGCTTGTCCGCCTCATCTGAAACAGCATTTTTTGGGTTTCTATCGTGAAATACCTTGATATTTCTTGATACTTTGGTATAAAAACCGAACGGGATCCGGTCGTGCTCCGTTTGCCGGTTCCTTAAACCTGAAATCGATGTCCAGAAAAATCGTTACCATTGACGGCCCGGCGGGCTCCGGGAAGAGTACCGTAAGTCGATTACTTGCTGAAAGACTTGGGGTGTTGTATCTCGATACCGGGGCCATGTACCGGGCCGTAGCGCTTCAGGCAAAAAGATTGGGGATGGAGCCTGACGAGGAAAAAGAGATCGGAAGGATCTGTCGGGACCTTGATATAAGATTCCAGGACGACGGTAACGGACTTCGGATTTTGTTGGGAGATGAAGACGTCTCCCAGGCCATTCGAACTCCCGAGATGGATCTTTGGGCTTCCAGAGTGTCCGCCCTCGGCGAGGTAAGGGCGGCCATGGTGGAACTGCAGCGAAAGATCGGGAGGGCGGGGTCATTGGTGGCAGAGGGAAGAGATATGGGGACAGTCGTCTTCCCTGAAGCGGATTACAAGTTTTTTCTAACAGCTCCACTTGAAGTGAGGGCATGGAGGCGTTACAAGGAGCGCCTCGAGAGGGGGGAAAGGGTGAGCGAAGAGGAGGTGCTTGCCGAGCTGGAAAAGAGGGATACCTGGGACCGAACTCGCTCCATCGCCCCCCTTCGTCCTGCCGCAGATGCCGTCATTATTGATACGAGTGATTGGAGCGCGGTGGAGGTGGTGGAGCAGGTGTTGAAAAATATGGAGGAAAGAGGGCCCTGTGGATCATGAGACTGAAGGGGATGGCCCGATTTGTATTGAAAAAAGCGTGATGAAAACATTGTGTTTTGTATGAATGTTTGTTATTAGGGGAAAGTTTAGATCTTTCCTGATATTTTGGAGAAAACATTTAGGGGGTAATGAGGTTAATGGAGAACCAGGCAAACAACACGGGGAATTTGGTCCAGGACCAGGTCGATGAGGAACAGGATCTCCGCGGGAACGAGGAAACCCCTCCCGTTGAGGCGAAAGGGGAACCCGGTCCCGAGGAAAGCAAGGGGGACCAGGAACCCACAAGCTTCATGGAGCTTTACGAGGAGAGCCTCAAGAGCATTCAGGAGGGGAGTGTTGTAACCGGTGAGATTGTCAAGATCGACAAGGAATTTGTTCTCGTGGACATCGGCTACAAGTCCGAAGGCCAGATTCCCATCAGTGAATTTCTCGACTCGGAAGGAAACCTGTGCGCTGAGGTCGGAGACAAGGTGGATGTCCTCCTGGAACGGGAGGATGAAGAGGGAGGGATACTCCTCTCAAAGGAAAAGGCCGCCAAGATCAAGATTTGGGATGAGATACAGGAAATCTATGAGAAAGGCGGCACTATCCGGGGAAAAATTACTGCACGCGTAAAGGGCGGCATGTCAGTGGATATCGGCATACCGGCCTTCTTGCCCGGGTCTCAGATTAACCTTAAACCCATCCGGGATTTCGATTCCTATATCGGAACGGTCCACGATTTCAAGATCCTGAAATACAACAAGCGGCGGTCCAATATCGTTCTTTCCCGAAGGGCCATTCTGGAGGCCGAACGGGCCATTTTAAGGGAGAAAACTCTCAAGAAGATCGAGAATGGTGCTATCCTGGACGGAACCGTCAAGAACATCACTGAATATGGCCTTTTTATCGATTTAGGAGGCATTGACGGTCTCCTTCATATCACTGACATGTCCTGGGGCCGAGTGGGCCATCCCTCTGAGATGTACCAGATAGGGGACAAGATCACGGTCAAGGTTCTGAATTTCGATCCGGAGACTGAGAGGGTCTCCCTCGGTCTCAAGCAACTCAAACCGGATCCCTGGACCACGGCGGAAGAAAAATATCCCATTGGAACCCGAATTCGGGGCCGTGTGGTCAGCTTGGCCGATTACGGTGCCTTCGTGGAAGTCGAAGAGGGTATCGAAGGTCTGATACATGTGTCCGAGATGTCCTGGACCAGAAAGATCAGGCATCCCTCCCAGGTCCTTAAAGTGGGAGATGTCACGGATGCAATGGTACTGAACATTGACGCCGGAAAGAAGAGGATCTCACTCGGGCTTAAGCAGTGTGAGCCGAATCCATGGGATGTTATAGGCGAGCGTTATCCTGTAGGGACCACCATCGAGGGAAGGATCAAAAACATCACGGACTTTGGGATCTTCATCGGGATCGACGAAGGGATCGACGGCCTTGTCCACATCTCGGATATTTCCTGGACCAAGAGGATCAAACATCCTTCCGAGCTTTACAAGAAGGGCCAGGAGGTCCAGGCCGTAGTGCTCAATATCGACAAGGAGAATGAACGGTTTTCTTTGGGGATTAAGCAGCTTACTCCGGATCCCTGGGACGAGGTCCCTGAGAAATACAGACCCGGCACCCGGGTCACTGGAACGGTCACGAATATCACCGATTTCGGGATTTTCGTAGAACTGGAGGAAGGGATTGAAGGGCTGATTCATGTCTCGGAACTTGCCAGAGAAAAGGGCGGCAATCCATTGAGCCGGTTCAATGTGGATGACGTGATTCAGGCCAAGGTGATCAATGTCTCGAGGAAGGACAAGAAGATCGGCCTCTCCATCAGGAAACTGGAGGAAAGCGAAGAGAAGGAAATTTACAGGAGCTATATGGACCACCGCAACGGGGCCACTTCCAATCTGGGAGAACTCCTGAGAAAGGGAATGATGGACCTTCAGAACCAGGTCGAGAAGGAAAAGGGCGGGGAGGAGAAAGGCGTGGAACCAGAGACCTCCGACACTATTGACGAGGAAGAAGAAACCGCCCAGACCGAAACACCCGAGGATTCCAAAGAAAAAGAAACAGAAGAAAACGCCGAGGAGTAATCTCCGGATTCATCTGTTTTGCAAGGAAGACATTCGGTCCTTTGAATCCCTGAGAGTCCTGGAAATATCATGGCAGAAAAGAGACACCCCGTTCTTATCGCCCTTTTGATCCTGGGGTTTGTGACCCTTTTCTTGGGCGGAGTCATGATCCTCGTCATGAGATTCAGCGGTCCCCCGGCCGCACTTTCCTTCGGTCCCAAGATCGGAGTGATTCCTATCCAAGGGGCTATCCTTGATCCAGAGCCTGTCCTCACCCAACTCATCGAATTCAGGAAAGAGAAACAGATCAAAGCCATAATACTCAGGATCAATTCTCCAGGAGGAGGAGTCGCTCCCTCCCAGGAGATCTACCGTGAGGTCAGGAGAACAAGAAAGACCAAGAAGGTCATCGCCTCCATGGGTAGCATGGCGGCCTCGGGGGGATACTACGTGGCATCGGCCGCCGACAAGATCGTGGCCAATCCCGGCACTCTGACGGGAAGCATCGGGGTCATCATGGAGTTCCTGAATGTCAAGGAACTTCTGGAGAAGTTCGGGGTGGGGATGGAGGTGATCAAGAGTGGGGAATTCAAGGATATAGGCTCTCCCCACAGAAAGCTTACCGAGAGGGAGAAAGCCCTCTTGCAAGGACTCATTGCCGAGATTCAGGAGCAGTTCGTGACTGCAGTGGCTGAAGGCAGGGGGATTTCCAAGAAGAAGATCAGGGAGATCGCGGATGGGCGTGTCCTGTCAGGAGAGAAGGCCAAGGCCCTGGGCCTTGTGGATGCTCTTGGAAACTTCAGGGATGCCGTAGAGTTGGCGAAAAGGGAGTGCGGCATCAAAGGTGAGGTGAGTCTCGTATATCCAAGGAAGCCCCGGAAGAAGCTGTGGGAGGTTTTCCTGGAAGACACCTCCAAGCTAGTTGAGCAGGCGATACGGAATGCTTTTAGCTCCCGCATTGAATTCAACAGGTTCGCCCTTTCCTATTAATGGAGGCTTTTTCAAGGGCCCGCTTTTTGAAGAAGGGGTGAACGAAAGACGGGATCAAAGGTCCATCCTGAGACAAGGAAAAATTTTCATAAAAAACTGCTTACATCACCCTTCCCCACACGAATAACTTCGGGATAATCTCCGATCAGGGAAATCACGCTGGAAGCATTTGGGTAGACTCCACCCCCATCGACCACTATCTGGAGGTTCCGGCCGTAAATTTCCTGGATTTCGTAAGGATCGTCGTATCCGGCACTGGTGCTGATGATGGGCCGTCCGAGAGCCCCCACAATGGCCAAGCAGATCCTGTTGTCCGGGACCCGTATGCCTACCGTCTTTCTTTTGGTTTGCATGATTTTGGGAACGAGCTTGGTGGCCTCCAGGATAAAGGTGTATGGGCCGGGAAGAAATTTTTTCATCGTTTTGTATGCATAATTGGTCACCTGGGCATACCGGCTGATTTCCTTGAGGCTGTCACAGATAAAGGAGAAGGGCTTTTTGAGGGGGCGGTTTTTCAATCGGTGGATAAGCTGGATCCCCTTCGTATTCCGTATGTCACACCCTATCCCGTAAAAAGTATCCGTAGGATAGGCGATCAGCCCCCCTTGGTCCAGAACCTCACAGACCCGGTTGATAAGGCGTTTCTGGGGATTGTCTGGGTTGATGGATAAAATCATGATGCCCTTTATAATCATATCACTAGAATCTTGCAAGAGTCGATTTAGCCGAAGATACGAGACCTTTGAAAAACGCCCCCTTTTGCCCAATTTCTGCGTCAGGCTTAAATTTCAATCCTCAAAATACTAAATGTATTCCTGTGGTTGAAATTTTCGCCTTCCTTGAACTTGCGGTTGCGTAACAATAACCGCCTACTGCAAAGGCTTATAACGAAGCTGATTTGGTAAACTCGACGCTTGCAAGATTGCGGATATCAATAACCCCTCTCAATCGATTGTAAGGCTGGGGGATGAAATGGTGCAGGGTCCTATGGCTCCTCTATTCTCTTTCTTGTTCGGCCTTGTCCTGGGAAGCTTTTTGAATGTATGCATCTTTCGCCTGCCCCGCGAAAGGTCCATCGTTCGTCCGCCCTCCAGTTGCCCGCAGTGCGGCCATAGGATCCGATTCTACGACAATATTCCCGTCCTGAGTTATATCTTACTCCGCGGGAAATGTCGATCCTGCCGTGCTCCCATCCCGATCCACTATCCCGTGGTGGAACTCGTGACAGGGCTCCTGAGCCTGTCCCTTTTTCTCCGCTACGGCCCGAGCTTTTCTTACGGCACCCTCCTGATCTTTTCATCATCCCTTGTGGTGATCAGTTTTATTGATCTACACCACAAGATCATCCCGGATATCATCTCCCTTCCGGGTATAGCCGCAGGTTTCCTGGCTTCCCTGCCGGGATGGACCGGGACGACTTGGTCGGATTCCCTTATCGGAGTCATCGGGGGGGGAGGTTTTCTTTTTCTCATTGCCTTGCTGTTCAAAAAACTCACAGGAAAAGAAGGCATGGGAGGTGGAGATGTAAAACTGCTGGCCATGATAGGAGCCTGGCTGGGATGGCGGAGTCTCCCTTTCGTTATTCTCACCTCCTCCCTTGCCGGAATCCTTATTGGAGGGCTTTCGCTCCTTGTATCGGGTAAAGGGTTGCGGAGCAGGATTCCCTTCGGTCCCTTCCTCGCTCTCGGCTCCCTGATGTATCTCTATTTCGGGGAAGCCCTCCTCATCTGGTATCTCGGGATGCTGTCAGGGAATTAATGGATTATGGGAAAATCCTTCTACAGCCTGAGGACCGGAATACTTGTCGAGTTGATCTTTCTCATCCTGGCCGCCATGCTCCTGATCAACGTGGTCATGGTGAAGTTCGCTGAAAGGGACCTCATCCAGGCCAGGGTCCAATCCTCCAGAATAGTTTTCCATGCCATAGAGCAACGTTTGACCCGCTGGCTGCACGAAAACGGAAGAGCAGTTAGAGAGCCTCTAGAGGAATCCTTCGAAAGCGAGACGAGGGAATTGCTCGAAGATCTGGGTGAGGCTGCTTTTGTTATTTTCGATTCCGACGGTAAAGAGATATGTCGTGTAATCTCTCCCGGAATCAGGAGGCAGGACCTGCCCCTTCCTGATTTCCAATCTTTTCCTAAGAACGGCCCCTCCTTTCGTTTTGAAGAGAAGACCTGGGGGGTTATCTGGCATGCTCCCAGATTCATTACCATAACCGCCCCATTTCCATTGTCGCGGGAGCCTTTCGGGTTCCTGCACCTGAGATCATCCCTCGAGCCTCTGTACCGGCAGCTCAGGGCGTCTCAGCGGGTCATTCTCATGTATGTTCTTCTTGACAGTTTCATTCTCCTCCTGGTGGGCGGATATCTCCTTTCCCGCATCGTTCTCCGGCCGATCAGGAAACTTCTCAAGATTACTTCCGAATATGGGAAGGGCGAGTGGATCCCACCCATTGAAGATGAGAGCGGAAATGAAATCGGGGAATTGTCCAAGGCCCTGAACAACATGATTAAGCGTTTGGAGGAGAACAAGCTCCAGCTCGAGCAGCATGTGGAATCCCTGGAAAAGGCCAATAGAGAACTGCGGCAGGCGCAACAGGAAATCATCCGCTCCGAGAAGTTTGCATCCGTTGGAAAACTGGCGGCCGGAATCGCCCACGAGATCGGGAATCCTATTGGAATCGTGCTCGGATACATCGAATTGCTGGAGAAGGGAGAAGTAAGCGAGGAAGAGAAGAAAGACTACCTGGAGCGTATGGAAGAAGAGATCACGAGGATCAACGGCATCATCCGGAAACTCCTGGATTTTTCCAGGCCGTCGGAGGGGGAGCCGGAAGTGGTGTCCGTCCATGATTCTCTGCGGAAGACCCTGGATATCCTCGCCCCCCAACCCATGATGTCGGAGGTCACGGTCCACCTCCACCTCGAGGCCAGGAAAGACCGTGTTTTCGCGGATTCCAACCAGTTGCAGCAAGTCTTCCTCAACGTTATCATGAATGCCGCGGACGCCATGGCTGAAGGAAATCCCGGCGGGGAACGAGAAGATTCAGGGTCCCTCACGATCAGGAGCGAATGCAGGGATGGTGCCATTGAGCTGGTCTTTCAGGACACGGGTCCTGGGATCGGCCCGGAAGATCTCTCCCGGATCTTCGATCCCTTTTTTACTACCAAAGAGCCGGGAAAGGGGACGGGGCTGGGATTATCCGTATCCTATAGCATCATCGAGGGGCTCGGGGGCACCATGGAGGCGGAAAGCAGACCGGGCGAGGGAACGAGAATCAGGATCACCATTCCCCTTCACGAGGGGAAATAGACGGGAAAGGGCATGGGAGAGAAACGCGTACTCATAATCGACGATGAAAAGAACATGCGCCACATGCTCAGAACGATGTTGAGCAAGGCCGGGTACGCGGCCGAGACCGCCGCGGACGGCCTTGAGGGTATTCGAAGGATGGAGCGGATGGATTTCGATTTTGTCCTTTGCGACCTGAAGATGCCGAAAATGGACGGAATGGCTTTCCTGGAGAAGGCCAGGGAGATGTTCCCGGAAAAGACCTACATCATGATGTCCGCTTACGGGACCATTGATACCGCCATCGAGGCCATGAAGTCAGGGGCCTATGATTATATCTCCAAACCCTTCAAACAGGACGAAGTGCTTCTCACCTTGAAAAAGGCCGAGGAACGAGAAAGGCTCAAAGAAGAGAACCGGGAGCTCAAGACCAGGATCCATGAGATCGAGAAGAAATACTCTTTCAATAATATAATTGCGAGAAGCGAGGCCATGGCCGAGGTCTTCGAACTGGTCCGCAAGGTTTCCGACCACAAGACCACAGTACTCATCACAGGGGAGAGCGGAACCGGAAAGGAATTGATAGCCAAGGCCATCCATTCGAGCAGTCCCAGGGCGGATCGTTCCCTTGTGAGCATCAATTGCGCAGGGATCCCGGAGACTCTCCTGGAAAGCGAACTCTTCGGGTATAAGAAAGGGGCCTTCACAGACGCCGTCCGGGACAAGCCGGGCCGGTTCGAAGAAGCGGACGGCGGGACCCTTTTTCTCGACGAGATCGGGGATATGCCCCTTTCCCTTCAAGTCAAGCTGCTCAGGGTCCTCCAGGATCAGGAAATTATGCCTCTCGGTTCCTCCCGTTCAAAGAAGGTGGATGTCAGGGTCATCGCGGCCACGGCCAGGGACCTACAAAGAGAGGTAAAGGAAGGTCGGTTTCGGGAGGATCTCTTTTACAGGATCAATGTCCTCACCATCCACCTGCCTCCACTCAGGGAGAGGCGTGGTGATATTCCCTTGCTCTTCGGTTACTTCATCGATGTTTTCAATAAGAAACTCGGGAAGAATATCCAGGGGCCCTCTTCCCAGACCATGCCCATTCTTATGGGATATTCCTGGCCGGGAAACGTCAGGGAGTTGGAAAATGTGACGGAACGAGCGGTATTGCTTGCAAAGGGCCGGTGGATCACCCCGGATGACCTACCTTCCTCCATCACCTCGGGCGAGGGATATCCAGTGGCGGAAGACCCGGAGCAGACCCTGTCCATCAAGAAGGCTTCCCGCGTCCTGGAGCGAAACCTCATACGCAGGGCCTTGGAACTGACGGGAGGAAACCGCTCCCGGGCGGCCAAGATCCTGGAAATCAGCCGGCCGATACTCCACGCGAAGATCAAAGAATACAAGCTGGACGCTTGATTCCTCTCCCTTTGACCGGGAAGACCCGAATCCTTTCATCCGCCCTGCGAGCGGTCAGTGCGAAATCGAAAAGATCCCTTTGGAGGCAGATGGTCGGGTCTTCCCGGGGCAGATAGGACCGGGTACCAAGGATGAATTTCTGGGCGGTAGGCTGATAGAGGATGTCCTTGATGGCCTGAAGAGGGTCATATGAGCGTCCCGTGAGCAGGTGTTCAATGTAGTCGGCACAGGCGTCATCCTCCGGGGCCGGTCTCTCGGCCCGGTCTCCCATGGCTACGAGGGTTACGACCCCGGGAGATATTTCGTGGATATACCCCGCAGTGGCCGCAGCCGTCAGGTAACTTCCAAGGAGTACCTCATCGGCCGTGTCGATGGCTGCGAAGACCCCTCTCACACCGGCCGTCGTCCTGTGAAGCACGGTCCGGCCACGGAAAAAGGACTCTCCTTTTAGAATCACTTCCGAGGGGGAATTGCCAAGGTCCGCGCCGGGTAAAGGAACTTCGTTCTGCTCGCCTACCAGGATCCAGTCAGGGTGCTCCCTTTTCAACCGCATCGCCTCCCGAGGTCGGGCTTCAAGGAAGACTCTTTCGGCCCCGAAATGAAAAAAGAGGGGTTCGCAGGAAAAGGCCCTGAAGACGTCGATAATCACAACTGTGCCTTCAGCCTCCCCCGCCCCCTCCGCGAAACGTTTCCTGATGACCTTCATCCTTTTTACCACCGATTCAGGACCTCGTATCCCGGTTTTCTTCATCAAAGGAGAACGTCTCCAAACTGCCGCCATCCAGGTCTGCGTATAGCATTCTGTTTCTCATCAAGGGGCCTCTTCCGAGCAGGATTTTTATGGTTTCCATGGCCTGAAGCGTGGCAAGGAGGGCGGGGGTGGGCGCCGGGACACCTAAAAGGGCCTCCGGGGTGGTCCTGCCCTCTTCCCCTCCATCCTCGACCCCGTACAATGAGGCCATCCCGGAATCTTCAGGGAAGATGGTCATCAGCCGCCCCTCGAACCCCGCCACGGCCCCATGTACCAGGGGAATGCCGAGTTCCCTGGCCGCCCGTTCCAGGATAAATCGGTCGCTGATCGTGTCCAGGGCATCCACCACCACATCCGATCCCCGAAGGATCTCCGGGGCAGTGGAGGCGTCCAGTCGAGTCTGGTGGGGGATGACGGTCACCCCGGGATTCACTTTTTGAACCACCTCCTCGGCTACCTGGGACTTGAACCGACCTAAGGCTTCCACCGTACAGAGGGCCTGGCGGTTCAGATTGGTTTCATCAAAGCGATCCCCATCCGCTACCACCAGATTTCCGACCCCGATCCTGGCGAGGATCAGGATGACCTGGCCGCCAAGACCCCCTGCCCCGATGACGGCCGCACGGCTGCGGGCTAGGATCCACTGGTCCTTGACGGAAAGGCTTTCCAGGTTTCGAATATACCTGCGGGGGCAGATCCTCTGTTCGAGGGCCGCGAGGAAAACCCCTGGGATTCCGAGACCGCACTTTTCTGCGATATCCAGCGCATCCTGTTCTCCGATGACCTTGATTTCCCTGCCCCCCGGATGTATGATTCCACGGGCCCGCTCCTCAAGAAGACGCCGGATGTCTTCTGTTCGCCGTTTACTATTCCCCTTTTCCATTTCTCTTAGGATTTCTCCTTTCCGGCCCGTTTGATGTTCTCCCTGATCATCCCGAGAAAGACCCGATAGGGCCCCGGGGTCCCTTTCGGGAAAAAGGCCACCCTGTCCCCTGGAAAGACCCGGTCGTGAATATTGATCACCCGTCCGTTACGGAAGACGGCCTCGATTTCGCCGGGAGGCAGACCGAGGCTTCGGGCGATGTCCCGGGCGATCCCGCCCGCTGAAGAGAGGCTTCGTTCCAGCTCAAAGGGGAAATCCTGCCTTTCCAGGTGCCGTCTAAGGGAGCCGAAGACCCGGATTTCAAGCAGATCGGGTGATGCCTGTTCCTTCATCCTAACCCCCTCCTACAGGGGGAAAAAGGGCTACCCTTTCATTCCCGGTCAAGGTGTGGTCCAGGGATTTGCTCCGTCCGTCCACCATGATGACTTTGACGGAGTCAGCGGGAATCCCCAGTATTCCGCAAACCTCAGCCACGCTCGCGCCCTTCTCTACAGTCAAATCCAATCCCGTATCGGGATCGTAGCTTGGCACGAATTTACGAAGAGAAGAACTCAAGAAAATCCTCAGTGCCATTGCCTAGCCTCCCCGGAATAGGGCGGGGCCGGAAAGTCCGTGTTTAAACAGGCGGCCCCGTTAAAAATGATTATTTCCTAAAAGGGTTCCCCAAGTCAACAGAGGGGGAAAAAGATATGTCAATAATGATATAACTGCTTGAGTTCTTTGTGTTTTTGCTTGCTCCGGGCACCCCGGGTGTGGCATCATGTCTTGAATCCGCTATTGTTCATCTCCATTTATTTTTCTGAAAGGAGGCCGCCATGTTTAAGATCCTGAGAGTCAACATGTCCGATCTTTCCGCACGATACGAAGACGTACCCGAAAAATACCAGGGGCTTGGAGGAAGAGGTTTAACATCGGCCATCGTCGCTAATGAAGTGGATCCCACCTGTACGGCCATCGGGCCAGGTAACAAGCTGGTCCTGGCTCCGGGTCTTCTTGGTGGAACCAATTGCGCCAATTCCGGGAGGATCTCGGTGGGAGCCAAGAGCCCCTTGACGGGAACCATCAAAGAATCCAACTCCGGCGGTCAGGCGGGCCTCTACCTCGCCCGGCTCGGCATCGCAGCGATCGTGGTAGAAGGTCTCCCTGAAAAGGAAAGTCTTTACAAACTTTATGTCTCCAAAGACAAGGCGGAGTTGACGCCGGCCGATGACTTGAAGGGACTTGGAAATTACGAAACAGTGGAAAGGCTCAGGCAGACATACGGTGACCAGGCGGGGTATGTAAGCATCGGACAGGCCGGGGAGTGGAGGCTGAGTGCCGCCACTGTGGCGTTCACGGACCGGGAACTGCGCCCGACGAGGCATGCGGGCCGGGGCGGGATGGGAGCCGTGATGGGTTCGAAAGGTCTCAAGGCGATCGTCATTGACCCATCGGAGGGCGCACAGGCACCCATCGCAGACGTCGAGTCTTTCAAGGCCGCGGCGAAACGGTTCGCCAAGGCTCTCCAGGAACACCCGGTGACCAGCCAGGGGCTCACCAACTATGGGACTGATATTCTTATAAACATCATCAACGAGGCAGGTGGCCTTCCCACACGCAATTTCAGCTCAGGACGCTTTGAAGGGGCCGATAAGGTCGGAGGTGAGAGCCTGAATAAGATCACAACTGAGCGGAATGGTGACACGAGCCACGGCTGTATGACCGGGTGCGTCATCCGTTGTTCGGGCATCTTTAATGATAAGGAAGGCAATTATGTATCCAAGTGGCCTGAATACGAGACGGTTTGGGCATGGGGGCCCAACTGCGGCATCGACGACCTGGATGCGATCGCGCGGATCGACCGAGCATGTGATGATATTGGACTTGATACCATCGAGACGGGAAATGCCGTGGCCGTGGCCATGGAGGCGGGAATCAAGGCCTTCGGGGATGCGGCCGGTGCCGAGGAATTGCTGGCCGAGATAGGAAAGGGGAGCCCCCTTGGTCGCATACTGGGCTCCGGGGCGGCCGTGGTTGGAAAGGCGTTCGGGGTGAGGCGGGTTCCCGTGGTGAAGGGACAGGCCCTCCCGGCCTATGATCCCCGGGCCATCAAGGGGATCGGCGTGACCTACGCCACTTCGACCATGGGCGCGGATCACACGGCCGGTTACACCATCGGGCCTAATGTCATGAAGGTCGGCGGGGACGTGGATCCTTTGAAACCTGAAGGGCAGATGGCCCTCTCCAGGGATCTCCAGATCGTGACGGCGGCTGTCGACTCGGCCGGCCTCTGCGTATTCGTGGCCTTTCCCGTTTCGG
This window encodes:
- a CDS encoding 2-phosphosulfolactate phosphatase, which codes for MMKKTGIRGPESVVKRMKVIRKRFAEGAGEAEGTVVIIDVFRAFSCEPLFFHFGAERVFLEARPREAMRLKREHPDWILVGEQNEVPLPGADLGNSPSEVILKGESFFRGRTVLHRTTAGVRGVFAAIDTADEVLLGSYLTAAATAGYIHEISPGVVTLVAMGDRAERPAPEDDACADYIEHLLTGRSYDPLQAIKDILYQPTAQKFILGTRSYLPREDPTICLQRDLFDFALTARRADERIRVFPVKGRGIKRPACIL
- a CDS encoding HesA/MoeB/ThiF family protein, with the protein product MEKGNSKRRTEDIRRLLEERARGIIHPGGREIKVIGEQDALDIAEKCGLGIPGVFLAALEQRICPRRYIRNLESLSVKDQWILARSRAAVIGAGGLGGQVILILARIGVGNLVVADGDRFDETNLNRQALCTVEALGRFKSQVAEEVVQKVNPGVTVIPHQTRLDASTAPEILRGSDVVVDALDTISDRFILERAARELGIPLVHGAVAGFEGRLMTIFPEDSGMASLYGVEDGGEEGRTTPEALLGVPAPTPALLATLQAMETIKILLGRGPLMRNRMLYADLDGGSLETFSFDEENRDTRS
- a CDS encoding MoaD/ThiS family protein, encoding MKEQASPDLLEIRVFGSLRRHLERQDFPFELERSLSSAGGIARDIARSLGLPPGEIEAVFRNGRVINIHDRVFPGDRVAFFPKGTPGPYRVFLGMIRENIKRAGKEKS
- a CDS encoding MoaD/ThiS family protein, with protein sequence MALRIFLSSSLRKFVPSYDPDTGLDLTVEKGASVAEVCGILGIPADSVKVIMVDGRSKSLDHTLTGNERVALFPPVGGG
- a CDS encoding aldehyde ferredoxin oxidoreductase — encoded protein: MFKILRVNMSDLSARYEDVPEKYQGLGGRGLTSAIVANEVDPTCTAIGPGNKLVLAPGLLGGTNCANSGRISVGAKSPLTGTIKESNSGGQAGLYLARLGIAAIVVEGLPEKESLYKLYVSKDKAELTPADDLKGLGNYETVERLRQTYGDQAGYVSIGQAGEWRLSAATVAFTDRELRPTRHAGRGGMGAVMGSKGLKAIVIDPSEGAQAPIADVESFKAAAKRFAKALQEHPVTSQGLTNYGTDILINIINEAGGLPTRNFSSGRFEGADKVGGESLNKITTERNGDTSHGCMTGCVIRCSGIFNDKEGNYVSKWPEYETVWAWGPNCGIDDLDAIARIDRACDDIGLDTIETGNAVAVAMEAGIKAFGDAAGAEELLAEIGKGSPLGRILGSGAAVVGKAFGVRRVPVVKGQALPAYDPRAIKGIGVTYATSTMGADHTAGYTIGPNVMKVGGDVDPLKPEGQMALSRDLQIVTAAVDSAGLCVFVAFPVSENPDAYNAIVDMINAKYGLTMSGDDFLGLGKKVLAMERDFNARAGFTSADDRLPEFFKTEKLPPHNDVFDVPDQDLDAVYDFMK